In Stieleria varia, one genomic interval encodes:
- a CDS encoding FAD-dependent oxidoreductase, giving the protein MKIVIIGGVAGGASAAARARRLSDESEIVVLERGEQPSFANCGLPYYVGGLIETRSKLLVAPIEMLRQRHRLDVRVRSEVIQIDRDAREVHVRDLQSGREYTESYDKLVISTGAAPFRPPIPGIDSPRIMQLRDLQDADRMHDVVTSGNRRSVIVGAGFIGMEVAENLVHRGIHVTVVELADQILPPWDPEMVAGVQQHLIEKGVELRLGETADEFVDQDNELTVRLKSGSELKADFVVLCVGVRPESGLAVQAGLQCTSAGGIITNDHMQTSDPDIYAVGDVAQVSDFISKRPVQVPLAGPANRQGRTAADHIFGRPSTYRGTQGTAIVGVFGKTVAMTGHSEKQLLRSETAYEKIYIHPSDHAGYYPGATGMTLKVLFDPATGAILGAQGAGTNGVDKRIDVLSMAIQAGLTVYDLEEVELCYAPQYGHAKDPINMAGFVASGVLRGDQPVVHVESLGNGHDGSVFLLDVRSEPEFAAGHIPNATNISIESLRDRLNELPRDKPITAYCKVGQRGYLATRVLRQAGFDAANLSGGYTTWLQWQKA; this is encoded by the coding sequence ATGAAGATTGTGATCATTGGCGGTGTTGCGGGAGGAGCTTCCGCGGCGGCTCGAGCAAGACGCTTGAGTGACGAGAGCGAGATCGTCGTTTTGGAAAGAGGAGAACAGCCCTCGTTCGCCAATTGTGGACTCCCTTACTACGTCGGCGGACTGATCGAAACTCGCAGCAAGCTGCTCGTCGCGCCGATCGAAATGCTCCGGCAACGCCACCGCTTGGACGTTCGCGTACGATCGGAAGTCATCCAGATTGATCGTGACGCACGAGAGGTCCACGTTCGGGACTTGCAATCCGGCCGGGAGTACACTGAAAGCTACGACAAACTTGTCATCTCAACGGGTGCTGCACCGTTTCGCCCGCCGATCCCGGGGATCGATAGTCCTCGCATCATGCAATTACGCGATCTGCAAGACGCCGATCGGATGCACGATGTCGTGACGTCCGGGAATCGGCGATCCGTCATCGTCGGAGCCGGGTTCATCGGAATGGAAGTCGCCGAAAACCTGGTCCACCGAGGCATCCATGTCACGGTCGTCGAACTTGCCGATCAAATCCTGCCTCCCTGGGATCCTGAGATGGTCGCCGGCGTGCAACAGCACTTGATCGAAAAAGGCGTCGAACTGCGGTTGGGGGAGACAGCCGACGAATTTGTTGACCAAGACAACGAACTGACCGTTCGCTTGAAATCCGGATCGGAATTGAAAGCCGATTTCGTGGTTCTGTGCGTGGGCGTTCGCCCCGAAAGCGGACTTGCCGTCCAAGCAGGACTGCAATGCACCTCCGCCGGCGGGATCATCACAAATGATCACATGCAAACCAGTGACCCGGATATCTATGCAGTGGGTGATGTAGCGCAAGTTTCAGATTTCATCTCCAAACGCCCCGTGCAAGTTCCACTGGCAGGTCCAGCCAACCGCCAAGGAAGGACCGCCGCGGACCATATCTTTGGTCGCCCGTCGACCTATCGCGGGACCCAAGGCACGGCGATCGTCGGTGTGTTTGGAAAGACGGTTGCCATGACCGGACACAGCGAAAAACAATTGCTGCGTTCGGAGACCGCCTACGAAAAGATCTACATCCATCCCTCGGATCACGCGGGTTACTATCCCGGTGCAACGGGAATGACACTCAAGGTCCTTTTTGATCCAGCGACCGGCGCTATTCTTGGTGCTCAAGGTGCAGGAACCAACGGAGTCGATAAACGTATCGATGTACTCTCGATGGCGATCCAGGCCGGCCTGACGGTTTATGACCTGGAAGAAGTCGAGTTATGCTACGCACCTCAGTACGGACACGCGAAAGATCCCATCAACATGGCCGGCTTCGTCGCATCGGGCGTTTTGCGCGGTGACCAACCGGTGGTTCATGTCGAATCCCTCGGTAACGGTCATGACGGTTCAGTGTTCTTGCTCGATGTACGCAGTGAACCTGAATTCGCAGCGGGCCACATTCCCAACGCGACGAATATCTCCATCGAATCATTGCGTGACAGGCTCAACGAGTTGCCCCGTGACAAGCCCATCACCGCTTATTGCAAAGTCGGCCAACGCGGTTACTTGGCCACTCGCGTATTGCGTCAAGCCGGATTCGATGCCGCCAATCTCAGCGGCGGCTACACAACTTGGTTGCAATGGCAAAAAGCTTGA
- the hemW gene encoding radical SAM family heme chaperone HemW: MAVTSGQPQPWPIPRSAYIHVPFCRHRCGYCNFSVVADRDDLITRFLDAIDNELSILDRPSIDTLFLGGGTPTHLPIDALQELMRILHRRFRFSEDIEFSSEANPEDITEEKLCVLADAGVNRISLGVQSFDDQKLSTLQRGHSGDSAQRIIEQVTEVIANVSIDLIFAAPGESLETWQRDVATALALPIQHLSTYALTFEKGTLFWNQLQRGDLQPAGESLELEMYELVRSVAPAAGMTHYEISSFATPTHRCRHNIAYWEGSGWYAAGPGAARFVNGRREVNHRSTTAYLRRMETGQSPTAESELVTPQQAARERAAFGIRRIDGIDLADLAQQTGVNMLTLLADAIEQCEREDLIVRNGDHIRLTERGILFADTVASRFLA; encoded by the coding sequence GTGGCTGTGACTTCCGGCCAACCGCAACCCTGGCCGATTCCCCGGTCGGCATACATCCATGTGCCGTTTTGTCGGCACCGGTGCGGTTACTGCAATTTCAGCGTGGTCGCAGATCGCGATGATTTGATCACACGGTTTCTCGATGCCATCGACAACGAACTGAGCATCCTGGATCGCCCCTCGATCGACACTCTCTTTCTCGGCGGCGGAACTCCGACGCATCTGCCCATCGATGCCTTGCAGGAACTGATGCGGATTCTGCATCGTCGTTTTCGATTCAGCGAGGACATCGAGTTCAGCAGCGAAGCCAATCCGGAAGACATCACGGAGGAAAAACTATGCGTGCTTGCCGATGCCGGCGTCAACCGGATCAGCTTGGGCGTACAGAGTTTTGATGATCAAAAACTGTCAACTCTACAACGAGGCCACTCCGGCGATTCGGCTCAGCGAATCATTGAGCAAGTCACAGAGGTCATCGCCAACGTTTCCATCGACCTCATCTTTGCCGCTCCCGGTGAATCGCTCGAAACTTGGCAGCGTGACGTCGCAACGGCATTGGCTCTACCGATTCAACACTTGTCGACCTACGCATTGACGTTTGAAAAAGGGACCTTGTTCTGGAACCAATTACAGCGAGGTGATTTGCAACCAGCCGGCGAGTCCCTGGAACTGGAGATGTACGAACTTGTTCGCTCGGTCGCACCTGCCGCAGGCATGACGCACTACGAGATCAGCAGCTTTGCAACGCCCACGCATCGCTGTCGTCACAACATCGCCTATTGGGAAGGCAGCGGTTGGTATGCCGCCGGCCCAGGCGCCGCTCGCTTTGTCAACGGGCGTCGCGAAGTCAACCATCGCAGCACAACCGCTTACTTGCGACGCATGGAAACGGGACAAAGCCCAACTGCGGAATCGGAGTTGGTCACCCCACAGCAAGCCGCGCGAGAACGAGCGGCTTTCGGAATTCGCAGAATCGACGGAATCGACTTGGCCGATCTGGCCCAGCAAACAGGGGTTAACATGTTGACGCTGCTGGCGGACGCGATCGAGCAATGCGAACGAGAAGATCTGATCGTGCGAAACGGCGATCACATTCGCTTGACCGAGCGTGGGATCCTCTTCGCTGACACAGTCGCGTCTCGTTTTCTGGCATAG
- a CDS encoding MBL fold metallo-hydrolase — protein MVENIPLLSHHHDGLTVEGYSRAAVQTCWRINELKLLFDAGAQPWDFMGTPTMFISHAHLDHIAALPQYVSRRRMMKMDPPIIYMPDSAVDIAWDMLQCFRKLDRGAMPCELVGLLPGDEIEHGREYLVTALPTRHTIDSLGFVVHHRRHKLKPEYRDLDGPQIRDLKLAGTEITEEQRVPIVAYTGDTSPPGLDNNPVFFESKILISELTFVAPEHRKELIHKHGHMHVNDYRIRADKFENELVIAGHLSTRYHDNQVKSLAERGLPGMLGGRMKLWL, from the coding sequence ATGGTTGAGAACATCCCCCTTCTGTCACATCATCACGACGGCCTGACCGTCGAGGGCTACTCGCGCGCCGCCGTCCAGACTTGCTGGCGAATCAATGAGCTGAAATTGCTCTTTGATGCCGGTGCACAGCCCTGGGATTTCATGGGCACGCCGACCATGTTCATCTCGCACGCGCACTTGGATCACATCGCGGCGCTCCCGCAATATGTTTCGCGACGGCGCATGATGAAGATGGATCCACCGATCATCTACATGCCCGACTCCGCCGTCGATATTGCCTGGGACATGCTGCAATGTTTTCGCAAACTCGACCGGGGCGCAATGCCCTGTGAACTGGTCGGACTGTTGCCCGGTGACGAGATCGAGCACGGCCGTGAATACTTGGTCACGGCGCTGCCGACGAGGCACACGATCGATTCGCTCGGGTTTGTCGTCCACCACCGACGCCATAAACTGAAACCCGAGTACCGGGATTTGGACGGTCCGCAAATTCGCGACCTGAAACTCGCCGGCACCGAGATCACGGAAGAACAACGGGTCCCGATCGTGGCCTACACCGGCGACACCTCGCCGCCCGGCTTGGACAACAACCCGGTCTTCTTTGAGTCAAAGATCTTGATCAGCGAACTGACCTTTGTCGCACCCGAACATCGCAAAGAGTTGATCCACAAGCATGGCCACATGCATGTGAACGACTACCGAATTCGCGCCGACAAATTTGAAAACGAATTGGTCATCGCCGGCCACCTGAGCACTCGATACCACGACAACCAAGTCAAGTCACTTGCCGAGCGTGGTCTGCCAGGGATGCTCGGCGGCCGCATGAAGCTGTGGCTGTGA
- a CDS encoding HEAT repeat domain-containing protein has product MTSPLVRTTRLAAAYRRYLASADAPQFAAEVDEHYAASTLATLLNRGEVELRRAAALSLGMLGNVNSIEPLGRALCDDDRGVRLAADDSFRALLVRAAAPLHQQQLLQVMHLNDGGEYAAALAPTMILVDNAPRYSEAYHQLAICWHGLENYENAAAAYTACLFRCRFHYLAWQGLARCQIAMRELPAAARSLERCIDLSPDVESARMQLRALRRRMRRSDV; this is encoded by the coding sequence GTGACTTCACCACTGGTTCGAACGACTCGTCTGGCCGCCGCCTATCGACGGTATCTTGCCTCTGCCGATGCACCTCAGTTTGCGGCGGAAGTGGACGAGCATTACGCCGCGAGCACTTTAGCGACTTTGCTCAATCGCGGTGAAGTCGAACTTCGTCGAGCGGCCGCTCTCTCCCTGGGGATGCTGGGCAACGTCAATTCGATCGAACCGTTGGGGCGTGCCTTGTGCGATGACGATCGCGGTGTCCGCTTGGCCGCCGATGATTCATTTCGCGCCTTGTTGGTTCGCGCTGCCGCACCGCTGCACCAGCAGCAGTTGTTACAAGTCATGCATCTCAACGACGGCGGTGAATACGCGGCGGCGTTGGCACCGACGATGATCCTGGTGGACAACGCGCCGCGTTACAGCGAAGCGTATCATCAATTGGCAATTTGCTGGCACGGTTTGGAAAACTACGAGAACGCAGCAGCAGCCTACACCGCGTGCTTGTTCCGTTGCCGCTTTCACTACCTCGCTTGGCAGGGTCTGGCGCGATGTCAGATCGCGATGCGTGAATTGCCAGCCGCGGCGCGATCACTGGAACGTTGCATCGACTTGTCGCCAGACGTCGAAAGCGCACGGATGCAACTGAGAGCACTGCGTCGTCGCATGCGTCGCAGCGACGTTTAG
- the xerC gene encoding tyrosine recombinase XerC has translation MLRPIESFLKYLATERNASELTIKSYREDLAGLVEWLEATRGAIPTADSLSPHDLRAYQSALQQADYARTTISRKLAALRSFYKFAMREGIASTNPAKPLRNPRRQRKLPMVLTDEEVGRLLLTPPGDTVSGLRDRAILETMYSAGLRVSELVGLQDGDIDPDEQIVRVRGKGRKERISPLGSFALKAIDAYARKRKRHPQSDALGRKAPVFVNRFGRILTTRSIGRMLEKYIATAELDSRTSPHTLRHSFATHLLDRGADIRSVQELLGHKSLATTQIYTHVSAANLRQVYEKAHPRAH, from the coding sequence ATGCTGCGCCCGATCGAATCGTTTCTCAAGTACTTGGCGACCGAACGCAACGCCTCTGAGCTGACGATCAAATCCTACCGCGAAGACTTGGCCGGCTTGGTCGAGTGGTTGGAAGCGACACGTGGCGCGATCCCAACCGCTGACTCGCTCTCGCCGCACGACCTGCGCGCTTATCAATCCGCTCTCCAACAAGCTGACTACGCTCGCACCACGATCTCTCGCAAGCTCGCCGCACTGAGAAGCTTCTACAAGTTCGCGATGCGCGAAGGCATCGCCTCAACGAATCCCGCCAAGCCATTACGGAACCCGCGTCGGCAACGCAAGTTGCCAATGGTGTTGACGGACGAGGAAGTCGGCCGGTTGCTGTTGACGCCTCCGGGTGACACCGTCTCGGGACTGCGGGACCGCGCGATCCTGGAAACGATGTACTCGGCCGGATTGCGGGTGAGCGAACTGGTCGGCCTGCAAGACGGTGACATCGACCCCGACGAACAGATCGTTCGTGTCCGAGGAAAGGGACGCAAAGAACGCATCAGTCCCTTGGGTTCCTTTGCCCTGAAAGCCATCGACGCCTACGCACGAAAACGCAAGCGGCATCCACAGTCCGATGCATTGGGTCGAAAGGCTCCTGTCTTCGTGAATCGATTCGGTCGCATCCTGACGACACGGAGCATCGGGCGGATGCTGGAAAAGTACATCGCCACGGCTGAACTGGACTCACGCACCAGTCCTCACACGCTACGTCACAGCTTTGCGACGCACCTACTGGACCGCGGCGCAGACATACGCAGCGTCCAAGAGTTGCTGGGGCACAAGAGTTTGGCGACCACTCAGATCTACACACACGTCAGCGCCGCAAACCTGCGTCAGGTCTACGAAAAGGCCCACCCACGGGCGCACTGA
- a CDS encoding glycosyltransferase family 4 protein, whose product MPRFPHTDPSSGRENTRREMSGSSQSGNDGSPRRLFLFDDNIRDVGGHFFELATLLSQGACQLGYEPILATHQAFADLDAIDPAIQCVPTFRTRRMIRWSLGVDGKSAQQRDIDGRPVGGTLLQNLRSRATDWMIAPAKSPSTMIRRWSEDFAGLLKSRPPRPCDSLLINTGDDFAMLAITRGLHLASIPHRQRVDVVFHFAIHDSQTLPPRQWARASAFAGQVNQCMQQLSHHDVRLHATTEALAGQLRQSGITEPINPIPYPTRQRPLATGSRLAPLRIVMAGLPRAEKGRQAIHDLLLQIHEPLLKTNQFRVSMQMPAERWQPMVPTSLHADFERAMQQTKQQGTNGDAYPSTTETPSTLEVMTENLTTADYHQWLDSADVGLFLYEPDRYVARCSGVLLEMMTRGIPVIVPDGCWLADKVRQSHGDIGLIYQDRGEIPARLSELLLRLNEIRSRCVEHAKEISQMHDAVNTLRQIGLDTARQKAVA is encoded by the coding sequence ATGCCCCGTTTCCCACATACCGACCCCAGTTCTGGCCGCGAAAACACTCGCCGTGAAATGTCAGGCAGCTCTCAATCCGGGAATGATGGATCCCCGCGTCGACTTTTTTTGTTCGACGACAACATTCGCGATGTGGGGGGGCATTTCTTTGAGCTGGCGACTTTGTTGTCGCAGGGAGCCTGCCAACTGGGGTACGAACCCATTCTGGCCACTCATCAGGCTTTTGCAGACCTGGACGCCATCGATCCCGCGATCCAATGTGTTCCCACCTTTCGCACCCGGCGGATGATTCGATGGTCGCTGGGTGTCGACGGTAAATCCGCTCAGCAGCGTGACATCGATGGTCGCCCCGTCGGCGGCACCCTCCTGCAGAATCTCAGGTCACGAGCCACTGACTGGATGATCGCACCGGCAAAAAGTCCAAGCACGATGATCCGACGCTGGTCCGAAGACTTTGCCGGACTGCTAAAATCCCGACCGCCCCGCCCCTGTGATTCCCTTCTGATCAACACCGGGGATGACTTTGCGATGCTGGCGATCACCCGGGGTCTGCACCTGGCGTCCATCCCTCATCGCCAGCGTGTCGACGTCGTGTTCCACTTTGCAATCCATGATTCACAGACGTTGCCACCTCGGCAGTGGGCGAGAGCATCAGCGTTTGCCGGCCAAGTCAATCAATGCATGCAACAGTTGTCACACCACGATGTCCGCTTGCACGCAACCACCGAGGCGTTGGCCGGACAATTGAGACAAAGTGGGATCACCGAACCGATCAATCCGATCCCCTATCCGACGCGGCAACGTCCACTAGCAACGGGTTCCAGACTCGCCCCGCTCAGGATTGTGATGGCGGGATTGCCACGGGCGGAGAAGGGACGCCAAGCGATTCATGATCTTCTGCTTCAGATCCATGAACCTTTGCTCAAGACGAATCAATTTCGCGTTTCGATGCAAATGCCGGCCGAGCGATGGCAACCCATGGTCCCCACTTCGCTGCACGCTGATTTTGAGCGAGCAATGCAACAAACAAAGCAGCAAGGAACCAATGGCGATGCGTACCCCAGCACAACTGAGACGCCATCCACACTGGAAGTCATGACGGAGAACCTGACAACCGCTGATTATCACCAATGGCTGGACAGTGCTGATGTCGGACTGTTTCTGTACGAACCTGACCGATACGTCGCTCGTTGTAGCGGCGTGTTGCTCGAGATGATGACACGCGGCATCCCGGTGATCGTTCCGGACGGCTGCTGGCTTGCGGACAAAGTACGACAATCGCACGGTGACATTGGATTGATCTATCAAGATCGTGGCGAGATACCCGCTCGTCTGTCCGAACTCCTGCTGCGTCTGAACGAAATTCGTTCACGTTGCGTTGAGCATGCAAAAGAAATCTCGCAGATGCACGATGCTGTCAATACGCTGCGGCAAATCGGATTGGACACGGCAAGACAGAAGGCTGTTGCGTAG